The Cucumis melo cultivar AY chromosome 5, USDA_Cmelo_AY_1.0, whole genome shotgun sequence genome has a segment encoding these proteins:
- the LOC103497195 gene encoding glutathione gamma-glutamylcysteinyltransferase 3-like: METLFQRILSASKKNPSTPIPNPWKPYFKESSLDLHKFPKSRLAAPSSKLLPAPSMIGCQGIKMMGTGKRIPRMAVLDRGLCCGIGSWDGDTKVDMARVDHGTDNGFGGNPFSPQSHPTSPPGFYRRVLPSPPAVDFASFDGKRLFTEALRDGTMEGFFKLIPYHRTQSEITYCGLTSLAVVLNALSVDCGRKGWIDETMLDCCEPLTNIKTDGITFGKLAYLACCNGAKVVACRTNESTVDDFRKHVISCSSSQDRHMITTFHRRVLKQTGAGHISPIGGYHAGKDMVLILDVARFKYPPHWVPLILLWDAMNTIDDETGLHRGYMILSKLTRGPSILYSLSCQHEGWNNVIKYLTEQVPLLLKTENVKSVDELLSVVFKLPLQNLKNFIKWVAEVREREDGNLKLNAVEKGKLSLKEETLEQLRATELIKHIKQLLASGTLCEGFESLFDKDALSDEIAATVSCQGAETLAVKPCSADRRCQWPSVIDVLTILLLSLPQHIWFNLKDEKLLADINRLVGENYLPALLQDEVLHLREQMQFLMTDLIS, encoded by the exons ATGGAAACATTATTTCAAAGAATCCTCTCTGCTTCTAAGAAGAATCCATCAACTCCAATTCCCAATCCATGGAAACCCTATTTCAAAGAATCCTCTTTGGATCTCCACAAATTTCCTAAATCACGGCTAGCAGCACCTTCTTCGAAATTGTTGCCGGCGCCAAGCATGATCGGTTGTCAGGGGATCAAGATGATGGGGACCGGGAAGAGGATTCCCAGGATGGCGGTTTTGGATAGGGGATTGTGCTGTGGTATCGGTTCTTGGGATGGGGATACTAAAGTGGATATGGCGCGAGTCGACCACGGAACGGACAACGGCTTTGGCGGCAACCCATTCTCTCCTCAGTCTCATCCCACATCTCCTCCTG GATTTTATCGTAGAGTTCTTCCGTCTCCTCCCGCTGTAGATTTTGCTTCTTTCGATGGAAAGCGCCTCTTTACTGAGGCGCTTAGGGATGGAACTATGGAAGGATTTTTTAAGTTGATTCCTTACCATCGAACCCAATCAGAAATTACTTATTGTGGACTCACATCCCTTGCTGTTGTTCTCAACGCTCTTTCTGTTGATTGTGGTAGAAAAGGGTGGATTGATGAGACTATGCTAGACTGTTGTGAACCTTTGACAAACATCAAAACTGATGGTATCACATTTGGTAAGCTTGCGTATTTGGCTTGCTGCAATGGTGCTAAAGTGGTAGCTTGTAGGACAAATGAAAGCACAGTTGATGATTTTCGTAAGCACGTTATATCATGTTCATCCTCTCAAGACCGTCATATGATCACTACCTTCCATAGAAGAGTTTTAAAACAGACTGGAGCTGGCCATATTTCACCGATTGGGGGTTATCATGCTGGAAAAGACATGGTTCTCATCTTGGATGTTGCACGTTTCAAGTATCCTCCTCATTGGGTTCCACTCATCCTATTGTGGGATGCCATGAACACAATTGATGATGAAACGGGACTACATAGAGGGTACATGATATTATCAAAGCTAACTAGGGGACCGTCTATTCTTTACTCTCTAAGTTGTCAGCATGAAGGCTGGAATAATGTTATAAAATACTTAACAGAACAAGTTCCTTTACTTCTGAAAACTGAAAATGTGAAAAGTGTAGATGAATTACTTTCTGTAGTATTTAAATTGCCACTTCAAAATCTAAAGAACTTTATCAAGTGGGTTGCAGAAGTCCGGGAACGAGAGGATGGGAATCTAAAACTAAATGCAGTGGAAAAAGGAAAACTGTCTCTCAAGGAAGAGACATTGGAACAACTACGAGCGACTGAACTCATCAAACATATCAAACAGTTATTGGCATCTGGGACTCTATGTGAAGGCTTCGAATCTTTGTTTGACAAAGATGCATTATCCGACGAAATTGCTGCAACTGTTTCTTGTCAAGGGGCAGAAACTTTAGCTGTGAAACCTTGCTCAGCTGATCGACGTTGTCAATGGCCATCTGTTATTGATGTTCTTACCATATTGTTGCTATCACTGCCCCAACATATTTGGTTCAACCTTAAAGATGAGAAGTTGTTGGCCGACATTAATAGGCTCGTTGGAGAAAACTACCTTCCTGCTTTGCTTCAGGATGAGGTTCTGCACTTGAGAGAACAAATGCAATTTCTTATGACTGATCTCATCTCTTAA
- the LOC103497160 gene encoding glutathione gamma-glutamylcysteinyltransferase 3-like: METLFQRILSASKKNPSTPIPNPCKPYFKESSLDLHKFPKSRLAAPSSKLLPAPSMIGCRGIKMMGTGKRIARMSVLDTDTKEDMAGVDHGFGGNPLSPPFQSHPTSPPGFYRRLLPSPPAIDFASSDGKRLFSEALRDGTMEGFFKLIPYHQTQSELTYCGLTTLTVVLNALSIDPCRKWKGPWRWFDETMLDCCEPLPKIKTDGITFDKFVNLARCNGAKVVAFRTSESTVDDFRKQVISCSSSEDCHVIISYHRGVFKQTGAGHFSPIGGYHTGKDMVLILDVARFKYPPHWVPLTLLWDAMNKLAIRLPRGYMILSKLTKAPGKENGLQKSES, encoded by the exons ATGGAAACACTATTTCAAAGAATCCTCTCTGCTTCTAAGAAGAATCCATCAACTCCAATTCCCAATCCATGTAAACCCTATTTCAAAGAATCCTCTTTGGATCTCCACAAATTTCCTAAATCACGGCTAGCAGCACCTTCTTCGAAATTGTTGCCGGCGCCAAGCATGATTGGTTGTCGGGGGATCAAGATGATGGGGACCGGGAAGAGGATTGCGAGGATGTCGGTTTTGGATACGGATACTAAAGAGGATATGGCGGGAGTCGACCACGGCTTTGGTGGCAACCCATTGTCTCCCCCATTTCAGTCTCATCCCACATCTCCTCCTG GATTTTATCGTAGACTTCTTCCTTCTCCTCCCGCCATAGATTTTGCTTCTTCCGATGGAAAGCGCCTCTTTAGTGAGGCTCTTCGAGATGGAACTATGGAAGggttttttaaattgattcctTACCATCAAACCCAATCAGAACTTACTTATTGTGGACTCACAACCCTTACCGTTGTTCTCAACGCTCTTTCTATTGATCCTTGTAGAAAATGGAAAGGACCGTGGAGATGGTTTGATGAGACTATGTTGGACTGTTGTGAACCTTTGCCAAAGATCAAAACTGATGGTATCACATTTGATAAATTTGTGAATTTGGCTCGCTGCAATGGAGCTAAAGTCGTAGCTTTTAGGACTAGCGAAAGCACTGTTGATGATTTTCGTAAGCAGGTCATATCATGTTCATCATCTGAAGACTGTCACGTGATCATTTCATACCATAGAGGAGTTTTTAAGCAGACTGGAGCTGGCCATTTTTCTCCAATTGGAGGTTATCACACCGGAAAAGACATGGTTCTCATCTTGGATGTTGCACGTTTTAAATATCCTCCTCACTGGGTTCCACTTACTCTATTGTGGGATGCCATGAATAAACTTGCAATAAGACTACCTAGAGGGTACATGATTTTATCAAAGCTAACCAAGGCACCAGGAAAGGAAAATGGGTTGCAGAAATCCGAGAGCTAG